In Anopheles gambiae chromosome 2, idAnoGambNW_F1_1, whole genome shotgun sequence, a single window of DNA contains:
- the LOC133391805 gene encoding uncharacterized protein LOC133391805, with product MQYQKMVDKLEDVPDIARGMFKGDHTAFWEAMAEHLNALGPPIRTGATWKRVWFDYKCAVKKKNLRFNKATGGGPFHQRPLNDVEERVADLTNLKATIEGNSSHSFGDQLCTMDSNNNNYNQLLAINNNEPNIEHEQPNSEMANNEQQNPVVTKARQKRSRKRRNTVAVLRQNEELLQLLKRNIGAQKESTAALTKVADAIENATAALKEAMERLTIG from the exons ATGCAGTACCAAAAAATGGTCGACAAGTTGGAAGATGTCCCCGACATCGCTAGAGGGATGTTCAAGGGTGACCACACCGCTTTTTGGGAAGCGATGGCCGAGCATCTTAACGCCCTTGGACCGCCAATTCGAACGGGTGCAACGTGGAAGCGG GTATGGTTCGATTATAAATGTGcggtcaaaaaaaaaaatctgcgaTTTAATAAAGCTACTGGTGGCGGGCCGTTCCATCAACGGCCCTTAAACGACGTGGAGGAACGAGTTGCTGACTTGACCAACTTAAAGGCCACAATAGAAGGCAACTCTAGCCATTCTTTCGGCGATCAGCTTTGCACGAtggacagcaacaacaacaattacaACCAATTGTTGGCGATTAACAATAACGAGCCAAACATAGAACACGAGCAGCCAAATAGTGAGATGGCAAATAACGAGCAGCAAAACCCGGTGGTAACCAAAGCTCGACAGAAACGAAGCCGGAAGCGCAGAAACACCGTAGCGGTGTTGCGCCAAAACGAAGAGCTGCTACAGCTCTTGAAGCGCAACATAGGGGCGCAAAAAGAATCTACCGCCGCTCTAACGAAGGTAGCTGACGCAATAGAGAATGCAACAGCAGCGCTGAAAGAGGCTATGGAACGCCTGACAAttggttaa
- the LOC133391996 gene encoding uncharacterized protein LOC133391996 codes for MIFSHFVSDDNSSEEETTVDLAKQRRLLRSVFDPLQLSNQAFKKNFRVSKEIFLDILAEIEPKFPPVKGKGLKPNEILAAALRFLAEGSYQNGTGNDYKITIAQPTFSVAFAKCLNVIEETLGNKWISLAMEPNEQQDARRYFFSISGDVC; via the exons ATGATTTTCTCCCACTTCGTAAGTGACGATAACAGcagtgaagaagaaacaacggTAGATCTGGCAAAACAGCGCCGACTGCTTCGAAGTGTTTTCGACCCGTTACAGCTTTCTAACCAAGC ATTTAAGAAAAATTTTCGTGTATCGAAGGAAATTTTCCTTGACATTCTGGCGGAGATCGAGCCCAAGTTCCCACCGGTTAAGGGAAAGGGGCTTAAGCCAAATGAAATTTTGGCTGCTGCTCTGCGATTTCTAGCTGAAGGCAGCTACCAAAATGGAACAGGTAATGATTACAAAATAACTATTGCCCAACCTACTTTCTCGGTAGCCTTTGCAAAGTGCTTGAACGTAATCGAAGAAACTCTTGGGAACAAATGGATCTCTTTAGCGATGGAACCAAATGAGCAACAAGATGCACGACGATACTTCTTCTCAATTTCTGGTGATGTGTGTTGA